The following proteins are co-located in the Microbacterium immunditiarum genome:
- a CDS encoding DnaJ C-terminal domain-containing protein, whose product MASQDWFDKDFYKTLGVSKEVSDADLKKTYRKLARKYHPDSNQGDAAAEAKFKEISEAYSVLSDPEQRTEYDQIRAMGSGARFTAGGQGAGGFEDVFSMFGQGRGARYETGDFDDIFSMFNQQPTGGFGSGRFGQPSGGFRGYGGPTRGADVTARTTIDFITATRGETITLQGEDGKPFKVKIPAGVADGQRIRLRGRGRPSPDGGENGDIVVLVTVRPHPVFTRDGLNLRVTVPVTFTEAALGATIEVPTLGGDPVKLRVAPGTPSGRVLRVKGRGVQTQKGTGDLLAEVQVVVPSHLDDRAREALERFHDLEPKENPRTDLMAKAKG is encoded by the coding sequence ATGGCCAGCCAGGACTGGTTCGACAAGGACTTCTACAAGACGCTCGGCGTGTCCAAGGAAGTGTCCGACGCGGATCTGAAGAAGACCTATCGCAAGCTCGCGCGCAAGTACCACCCCGACAGCAACCAGGGTGACGCGGCGGCCGAGGCGAAGTTCAAGGAGATCAGCGAGGCCTACTCGGTGCTCTCCGACCCCGAGCAGCGCACCGAATACGACCAGATCCGTGCGATGGGCTCGGGCGCGCGGTTCACCGCGGGCGGCCAGGGCGCGGGCGGATTCGAGGACGTGTTCTCGATGTTCGGCCAGGGTCGAGGTGCGCGCTACGAGACCGGGGACTTCGACGACATCTTCTCGATGTTCAACCAGCAGCCCACCGGCGGCTTCGGCTCGGGTCGCTTCGGCCAGCCGAGCGGGGGCTTCCGCGGCTACGGCGGGCCGACGCGCGGTGCCGACGTCACGGCGCGCACGACGATCGACTTCATCACCGCCACGAGGGGCGAGACGATCACGCTCCAGGGCGAGGACGGCAAGCCGTTCAAGGTGAAGATCCCGGCCGGCGTCGCCGACGGTCAGCGCATCCGGCTGCGCGGCCGCGGCCGCCCGTCGCCGGACGGCGGCGAGAACGGCGACATCGTGGTGCTCGTGACGGTGCGCCCGCATCCGGTCTTCACGCGCGACGGCCTCAATCTGCGCGTGACCGTCCCGGTCACGTTCACCGAGGCGGCGCTCGGCGCGACGATCGAGGTTCCCACGCTCGGCGGTGACCCCGTGAAGCTGCGTGTCGCGCCCGGCACGCCGTCCGGCCGTGTGCTGCGGGTGAAGGGCCGCGGCGTGCAGACGCAGAAGGGCACGGGCGACCTCCTCGCAGAGGTCCAGGTGGTCGTGCCGTCGCACCTCGACGACCGGGCACGCGAAGCGCTCGAGCGCTTCCACGACCTCGAGCCGAAGGAGAACCCGCGGACGGACCTGATGGCGAAGGCCAAGGGCTGA
- a CDS encoding serine hydrolase — protein MTRPFALEDIARIITLDDVAVTPDGSTVVFTRVAETPDGAVRSLWTVSPGATPRPLTSGPADGFARIAPDGETVYFLRRVDGVPQIHRIRLDGGEAVAVTTAEDLPHGAGRVAISPDGERLAFAASVHAESPGPIIVDRLGHKRDGLGWVGAARRHLFVLDASGLRRLTTGDFDVLAPRWSPDGTMLAYTAAAGDDSDVTKTSAAWVVEADAVWPRPRRVGDALSVSGSLTWAPDGSAVFGVGTARPRVGNRGLLRLSLGGDTDRDVTAGLDRNVMAGAPAYPGGAPSCTADGDLLFCARERGATHLYVLRGDAASPEPLVAGPQRVVSALAVATEAPVAAFVLTTERSFGEIATVDVRTGEVAVLTDFTASAFEGVELATAEEREFEISDGTRVQAWLLSAPGAEGAAPLLLHVHGGPHNAWSGVADAVHLYQQVLAARGWRVLMVNPRGSDGFGDDFMRAVDGAWGKADAADFLEPLDQLVAEGIADPDRLAVTGYSYGGFMTCELTTRTDRFRAAVAGGLLCDFVPLAADGENATYFSRLTTGVDPTSGHERLAAASPITRVDAVKTPTLILHGDADELCPVSQAREWFSALRINGVPAQLAVYPGQSHLLPLSAPTPTRIDFTKRIVDWVERHTRVRRAVPADPRVSDAAHWQRRLDELARLHGVVGAQFGIVELDDDGDVLATTRAASGVLDASTGQPATLDSVFQIGSITKVWTAILVMQLVDEGLLDLDAPVRSVLPDFTTADPESSERITVRHLLTHTSGMDGDLFTNTGRGDDCVERYVASLSTAAQITPVGERFSYCNSGFVLAGRIVEALRDTTWDEALRRWIIEPLGLTQTVTLLDDVPRFATATGHTGAGALAAPVPVWPITRSMGPAGLIDASVGDLLTFAAAAMRGGVAPNGTRILSEAAHHAMLEEQVSLRDAVTSTAAWSLGWFLQDWNGRTVYGHDGGTIGQRAYLRILPGARTAIALLTTGGHADGLYHDLFAEAAQLVDGTVIADPLAAGDRGGDAPLGEYRTAGTHVLVAQKESGFQLEVTPLTDLLRTGEAPPATLIDLVPSDVDGVWAFTTPDLAGWSQFRPVPGGAYMGYRFLPAVAPS, from the coding sequence GTGACCCGCCCATTCGCCCTCGAGGACATCGCCCGCATCATCACGCTCGACGATGTCGCGGTGACCCCGGACGGGAGCACCGTCGTCTTCACCCGCGTCGCCGAGACTCCGGACGGCGCGGTCCGCTCGCTGTGGACGGTGAGCCCCGGCGCGACGCCCCGTCCGCTCACATCCGGTCCGGCCGACGGCTTCGCGCGGATCGCTCCCGACGGCGAGACGGTGTACTTCCTGCGCAGGGTCGACGGGGTGCCGCAGATCCACCGCATCCGGCTCGACGGCGGCGAAGCCGTCGCCGTCACGACGGCCGAAGATCTCCCGCACGGCGCGGGCCGGGTCGCGATCAGCCCCGACGGCGAGCGGCTGGCGTTCGCGGCATCCGTGCACGCGGAATCGCCCGGCCCGATCATCGTCGACCGCCTCGGCCACAAACGCGACGGGCTGGGCTGGGTCGGCGCCGCGCGGCGCCACCTCTTCGTCCTCGACGCCTCCGGCCTTCGCCGCCTCACGACGGGCGACTTCGACGTGTTGGCGCCGCGCTGGTCGCCGGACGGCACGATGCTCGCGTACACGGCGGCCGCAGGCGACGACTCCGACGTCACGAAGACGAGCGCGGCATGGGTCGTCGAGGCGGATGCCGTGTGGCCGCGTCCGCGCCGCGTGGGTGACGCGCTGAGCGTCTCAGGCTCGCTCACGTGGGCGCCCGACGGCTCGGCCGTGTTCGGCGTGGGCACCGCGCGACCGCGCGTCGGAAACCGGGGGCTCCTTCGCCTGTCGCTCGGCGGGGACACCGACCGCGACGTCACGGCGGGCCTCGACCGCAACGTCATGGCGGGGGCTCCCGCCTACCCCGGGGGCGCACCCTCGTGCACCGCGGACGGCGATCTGCTGTTCTGCGCGCGCGAGCGCGGTGCGACCCACCTCTACGTCCTCCGTGGCGACGCCGCGAGCCCCGAACCGCTCGTAGCCGGTCCGCAGCGTGTCGTCTCGGCGCTCGCCGTCGCCACGGAGGCGCCTGTCGCCGCGTTCGTCCTCACGACGGAGCGCAGCTTCGGCGAGATCGCGACCGTCGACGTGCGGACGGGCGAGGTCGCGGTGCTCACCGACTTCACCGCCTCGGCGTTCGAGGGCGTGGAGCTCGCGACCGCCGAGGAACGCGAGTTCGAGATCTCGGACGGCACGCGCGTGCAGGCGTGGCTCCTGTCGGCGCCCGGCGCGGAGGGCGCGGCGCCCCTGCTGCTCCACGTGCACGGCGGTCCCCACAACGCGTGGAGCGGCGTCGCCGACGCGGTGCACCTCTACCAGCAGGTGCTCGCGGCGCGCGGCTGGCGCGTGCTCATGGTGAATCCGCGCGGGTCGGACGGGTTCGGCGACGACTTCATGCGCGCCGTCGACGGCGCGTGGGGGAAGGCTGATGCCGCGGACTTCCTCGAGCCCCTCGACCAGCTCGTGGCAGAAGGCATCGCCGACCCGGACCGCCTCGCCGTCACGGGCTACAGCTACGGCGGGTTCATGACGTGCGAACTCACGACGCGCACCGATCGCTTCCGCGCTGCGGTGGCGGGCGGGCTCCTGTGCGATTTCGTGCCGCTCGCCGCCGACGGTGAGAACGCCACGTACTTCTCGCGACTCACGACGGGTGTCGACCCGACATCGGGGCACGAGCGCCTCGCCGCGGCATCTCCGATCACGCGCGTCGACGCCGTGAAGACCCCGACGCTGATCCTCCACGGCGACGCCGACGAGCTCTGCCCCGTCTCGCAGGCCCGCGAGTGGTTCTCCGCGCTGCGGATCAACGGCGTGCCGGCGCAGCTCGCCGTCTACCCCGGTCAGAGCCACCTCCTGCCGCTCTCCGCGCCGACGCCGACCCGCATCGATTTCACGAAGAGGATCGTCGACTGGGTCGAGCGGCACACGCGCGTCCGGCGTGCGGTCCCGGCCGATCCCCGAGTCTCGGATGCCGCGCACTGGCAGCGCCGGCTGGACGAGCTCGCGCGCCTGCACGGCGTGGTCGGCGCTCAGTTCGGGATCGTCGAGCTCGACGACGACGGCGACGTGCTCGCGACGACGCGCGCGGCATCCGGCGTGCTCGACGCGAGCACCGGACAGCCCGCGACGCTCGACTCCGTGTTCCAGATCGGCTCCATCACCAAGGTGTGGACGGCGATCCTCGTCATGCAGCTCGTCGACGAGGGGCTCCTCGACCTCGACGCACCCGTGCGCAGCGTCCTGCCCGACTTCACGACCGCCGACCCCGAGTCGTCCGAGCGCATCACCGTGCGGCACCTGCTCACCCACACGAGCGGCATGGACGGCGACCTCTTCACGAACACCGGACGCGGCGACGACTGCGTCGAGCGGTACGTGGCATCGCTGTCGACCGCGGCGCAGATCACGCCGGTCGGCGAGCGCTTCTCGTACTGCAACTCGGGCTTCGTGCTCGCCGGCCGCATCGTCGAGGCCCTGCGCGACACGACGTGGGACGAGGCGCTGCGTCGCTGGATCATCGAGCCGCTCGGCCTGACGCAGACCGTGACGCTGCTCGACGATGTGCCGCGCTTCGCTACGGCGACCGGCCACACCGGCGCCGGCGCGCTCGCGGCGCCCGTCCCCGTGTGGCCGATCACGCGGTCGATGGGCCCCGCCGGACTCATCGACGCGAGTGTGGGCGACCTGCTCACGTTCGCGGCGGCGGCGATGCGCGGCGGGGTCGCCCCCAACGGCACGCGCATCCTGTCGGAGGCCGCCCACCACGCGATGCTCGAGGAGCAGGTGAGCCTGCGCGATGCCGTGACCTCCACCGCCGCGTGGAGCCTCGGCTGGTTCCTGCAGGACTGGAACGGACGGACCGTCTACGGCCACGACGGCGGCACGATCGGCCAGCGCGCGTACCTCCGGATCCTTCCCGGCGCCCGCACCGCGATCGCGCTGCTCACGACCGGCGGCCACGCGGACGGGCTCTACCACGACCTGTTCGCCGAGGCGGCGCAGCTCGTCGACGGAACGGTGATCGCGGATCCTCTCGCGGCGGGCGATCGCGGCGGCGACGCGCCCCTCGGCGAGTACCGCACCGCCGGCACGCACGTCCTGGTGGCGCAGAAGGAGTCCGGCTTCCAGCTGGAGGTGACGCCCCTGACCGACCTTCTGCGCACGGGCGAGGCGCCGCCGGCCACGCTCATCGACCTCGTGCCGTCCGACGTGGACGGCGTGTGGGCGTTCACGACGCCCGACCTCGCGGGGTGGTCGCAGTTCCGCCCCGTGCCGGGCGGCGCGTACATGGGCTACCGCTTCCTCCCGGCAGTGGCGCCGTCATGA
- a CDS encoding ABC transporter permease, translated as MSIDIDAPAAVAPTGDRSRARQGTWGAFLARRLGRLAISIVVLVTVSFLMVRMIPGDPIRNALGINAPQSVVDAKREAMGLNLPLWQQYVDFWLGLLTGDLGESFSLQVPVTTIIAQRLPATLELAILALVVTLVVAVPLGIVVAGLTRGGRRRGFDFGYTTLSGLFAVIPEFLIGVGLVYVFAVATHLLPVAGRSGPESYILPVLALSIGGIAGLSRIVRTEALTVLEQDYVRTARSKRMPRLRLYVRHALPNLLTSALTIGGLILGALIAGTVLVETIFAWPGLGLTIVDSIRTKDFPLAQGVVIVYGLIVLLVTLIVDVVLVVLDPRSAMKEA; from the coding sequence ATGAGCATCGACATCGACGCCCCTGCTGCGGTCGCTCCCACGGGCGACCGCAGCAGGGCCCGACAAGGAACCTGGGGCGCCTTCCTGGCGCGCCGGCTCGGGCGTCTCGCAATCTCGATCGTGGTGCTGGTCACCGTGTCGTTCCTGATGGTGCGGATGATCCCGGGCGACCCGATCCGCAACGCGCTCGGCATCAACGCACCGCAGTCGGTCGTGGACGCCAAGCGCGAGGCGATGGGCCTGAACCTCCCGCTGTGGCAGCAGTACGTCGACTTCTGGCTGGGCCTGCTCACGGGCGACCTGGGCGAGTCGTTCTCGCTCCAGGTGCCGGTGACGACGATCATCGCCCAGCGACTGCCGGCGACCCTCGAGCTCGCGATCCTCGCGCTCGTGGTGACCCTCGTGGTCGCGGTGCCGCTCGGCATCGTCGTCGCCGGACTCACGCGGGGCGGCCGCCGCCGCGGCTTCGACTTCGGCTACACGACGCTCAGTGGCCTGTTCGCCGTCATCCCCGAGTTCCTCATCGGCGTCGGCCTCGTGTACGTGTTCGCGGTCGCGACCCATCTGCTCCCGGTCGCGGGCAGGTCCGGCCCCGAGTCGTACATCCTCCCGGTGCTCGCGCTGTCGATCGGCGGCATCGCAGGGCTCTCCCGCATCGTCCGCACCGAGGCGCTCACGGTGCTCGAACAGGACTACGTGCGCACGGCACGGTCGAAGCGGATGCCCCGCCTCCGCCTCTACGTGCGGCACGCGCTGCCCAACCTGCTCACGAGCGCGCTCACGATCGGCGGCCTCATCCTCGGGGCGCTCATCGCGGGCACGGTGCTCGTCGAGACGATCTTCGCGTGGCCGGGCCTCGGCCTCACGATCGTGGACTCCATCCGCACGAAGGACTTCCCGCTGGCTCAGGGCGTCGTGATCGTCTACGGCCTCATCGTGCTGCTGGTCACCCTGATCGTCGACGTCGTCCTGGTCGTCCTCGATCCCCGATCCGCCATGAAGGAGGCGTGA
- a CDS encoding GNAT family N-acetyltransferase, with product MTVTLEQGRLVATARDDAARLAEAAGADIRLLSSPDEMVDASALFARVWRVDVDRSHVNPGLLVALAHSDNYVAGAFRGGRLIGASVGFFHPPAESALHSHITGVDAAVAGRGVGRALKFHQRAWALEHGARRMTWTFDPLVARNAYFNVQTLAARGIRYLSDFYGVMSDGVNAGQESDRMLIEWTLDDEPASGEVDTGAPPVLVVADDRPAALPLPADAAAVRVDIPRDIEGLRTRDPDAARLWRLALRGALSPLMAGGWRLVGVSREGSYHLERPL from the coding sequence ATGACCGTGACCCTCGAGCAGGGGCGCCTCGTGGCGACCGCGCGCGACGACGCCGCCCGACTCGCCGAGGCCGCCGGTGCGGACATCCGTCTCCTCTCGTCGCCCGACGAGATGGTCGACGCATCCGCGCTGTTCGCGCGCGTCTGGCGGGTGGACGTCGATCGCTCGCACGTCAACCCCGGGCTCCTCGTGGCGCTCGCGCACAGCGACAACTACGTCGCGGGCGCGTTCCGCGGCGGCCGCCTCATCGGCGCGAGCGTCGGGTTCTTCCACCCGCCGGCGGAATCCGCGCTCCACTCGCACATCACGGGCGTCGACGCCGCGGTCGCGGGTCGCGGCGTCGGGCGCGCGCTCAAGTTCCACCAGCGGGCGTGGGCACTCGAGCACGGAGCGCGCCGCATGACGTGGACCTTCGACCCGCTCGTCGCACGCAACGCGTACTTCAACGTCCAGACGCTCGCAGCGCGCGGCATCCGCTATCTCTCCGACTTCTACGGCGTCATGAGCGACGGCGTGAACGCCGGTCAGGAGAGCGACCGGATGCTCATCGAGTGGACCCTCGACGACGAGCCGGCGTCGGGCGAGGTCGACACCGGTGCGCCACCGGTTCTCGTCGTGGCGGACGACCGGCCCGCGGCGCTGCCGCTGCCGGCGGATGCCGCGGCGGTGCGCGTCGACATCCCGCGCGACATCGAGGGGCTGCGGACGCGCGATCCGGATGCGGCGCGCCTGTGGCGCCTCGCGCTCCGGGGCGCGCTGAGCCCGCTCATGGCCGGCGGCTGGCGGCTGGTCGGCGTCTCACGGGAGGGGTCGTACCACCTGGAGCGACCGCTCTGA
- a CDS encoding dipeptide/oligopeptide/nickel ABC transporter permease/ATP-binding protein produces the protein MSIGPAVAAESLEQPLASGQNRRRVRPAVLSPIGLGAIAGSLVLAFFVAFGPLIWGEAATVADLTQLSAPPSPEHPLGTDAGGRDVLARVLTAAQLSVLMALAATFLGVTLGVLVGFLPTILPRRGARFVVSATGIALAFPALLLTIVVSIVVGTGILGAVLAIGFAMVPFFARLAQTLAASVSGRDYVLAARVLGVGRFRILLRHVLPNVRDPLIVNASIGAGGALVAFAGLSFLGLGVQAPQFDWGRLLNEGLSKIYVNPATALAPGIAVVFAGVVFTLIGETLAQALGVENATRARHRRPLERPAPSDEPVDPDAVLTVRGLRISVPAEDGWTHPVDGVDFDVMRGEIVGIVGESGSGKSLTCMAVAALVEEPLVASAQSVRFDGREVVRNGVIPSSPAAELAHHLGTRMAFVFQDPSTSLNPALHVGPQVAEIGRLHENLSRREADERMLDRLRAVQIDDPERRAHQYPHEYSGGMRQRAMIASGLMGEPALIIADEPTTALDVTVQREVLSLLNDINREKDVAILLVSHDIAVVTSICTRVLVMYRGRVVEDITTDDLVAGRAVHPYTRALVESVPTMDAVPGSPFATIAERERFPVEQLEPVS, from the coding sequence ATGTCGATCGGCCCCGCCGTCGCCGCCGAGTCGCTCGAGCAGCCGCTCGCCTCCGGACAGAACCGTCGCCGCGTCCGCCCCGCGGTGCTCTCACCCATCGGTCTCGGCGCGATCGCGGGCTCCCTCGTGCTCGCGTTCTTCGTCGCCTTCGGCCCGCTCATCTGGGGCGAAGCGGCCACGGTCGCCGACCTCACCCAGCTGTCCGCGCCGCCGAGCCCGGAGCATCCGCTCGGCACCGACGCCGGTGGCCGCGACGTGCTCGCGCGCGTGCTGACCGCGGCGCAGCTGTCGGTGCTCATGGCGCTCGCCGCGACGTTCCTCGGCGTGACGCTCGGCGTGCTCGTCGGCTTCCTGCCGACGATCCTCCCGCGGCGTGGCGCGCGGTTCGTGGTGAGCGCGACAGGCATCGCCCTCGCCTTCCCCGCGCTGCTGCTCACGATCGTGGTCTCGATCGTGGTCGGCACCGGGATCCTCGGAGCGGTCCTCGCGATCGGCTTCGCGATGGTGCCGTTCTTCGCACGGCTCGCGCAGACGCTCGCGGCATCCGTCTCGGGTCGCGACTACGTGCTCGCGGCCCGCGTGCTCGGCGTCGGCCGGTTCCGCATCCTCCTGCGGCACGTGCTGCCGAACGTGCGCGACCCCCTCATCGTGAACGCGAGCATCGGCGCCGGCGGCGCCCTCGTCGCCTTCGCCGGGCTGTCGTTCCTCGGCCTCGGCGTGCAGGCACCGCAGTTCGACTGGGGGCGCCTGCTCAACGAGGGCCTCTCGAAGATCTACGTGAACCCCGCGACCGCCCTCGCTCCCGGCATCGCCGTCGTCTTCGCAGGAGTCGTCTTCACGCTCATCGGCGAGACGCTCGCGCAGGCGCTCGGCGTCGAGAACGCCACACGCGCGCGGCACCGTCGGCCGCTCGAGCGACCCGCGCCGTCGGACGAACCGGTCGATCCGGATGCCGTGCTGACCGTCCGCGGACTGCGCATCTCGGTGCCGGCCGAGGACGGCTGGACCCACCCGGTCGACGGCGTCGACTTCGACGTGATGCGCGGGGAGATCGTCGGAATCGTGGGCGAGTCCGGCTCGGGCAAGTCGCTCACGTGCATGGCGGTCGCGGCGCTCGTCGAAGAGCCGCTCGTCGCGAGCGCGCAGTCGGTGCGGTTCGACGGTCGCGAGGTGGTCCGGAACGGCGTGATCCCCTCGTCGCCCGCCGCCGAGCTCGCGCACCACCTCGGCACGCGCATGGCGTTCGTGTTCCAGGACCCGTCGACCTCGCTCAACCCGGCGCTCCACGTCGGGCCGCAGGTCGCCGAGATCGGCCGGCTGCACGAGAACCTGTCGCGCCGCGAAGCGGACGAGCGGATGCTGGACCGCCTGCGCGCCGTGCAGATCGACGATCCCGAGCGGCGCGCGCATCAGTACCCGCACGAGTACTCCGGCGGCATGCGCCAGCGCGCGATGATCGCGTCGGGGCTCATGGGCGAGCCCGCGCTCATCATCGCGGATGAGCCCACCACGGCCCTCGACGTCACCGTCCAGCGCGAAGTCCTCTCGCTGCTGAACGACATCAACCGCGAGAAGGACGTCGCGATCCTGCTCGTGTCGCACGACATCGCGGTCGTGACCTCGATCTGCACACGCGTGCTCGTCATGTACCGCGGGCGCGTGGTCGAGGACATCACGACGGATGACCTCGTCGCGGGGCGCGCCGTCCACCCCTACACGCGCGCGCTCGTGGAGTCCGTCCCGACGATGGACGCCGTCCCGGGCTCGCCGTTCGCGACGATCGCCGAACGCGAGCGCTTCCCCGTCGAGCAGCTGGAGCCCGTCTCATGA
- a CDS encoding heat shock protein transcriptional repressor HspR, whose translation MGEHDEIDEEAPILSIAVAAELSGLHPQTLRQYDRLGLVVPARTQGGSRRYSLRHVEQLRQVARLSGDGMSLPAIARILELEERVRVLHRQVSELEQRVRAELENRPGARVFAAGPTGAVVRLRHGTRVRRATDIVLWRPRPGVALPPEEE comes from the coding sequence ATGGGTGAGCACGACGAGATCGACGAAGAGGCGCCGATCCTCTCGATCGCCGTCGCCGCCGAACTGTCGGGGCTGCATCCGCAGACTCTTCGGCAGTACGACCGGCTGGGCCTCGTCGTGCCCGCTCGCACGCAGGGCGGGTCCCGCCGGTACTCGCTCCGTCACGTCGAGCAGCTGCGCCAAGTGGCGCGGCTGTCGGGTGACGGCATGAGCCTCCCCGCGATCGCGCGCATCCTCGAGCTCGAGGAGCGCGTGCGCGTGCTCCATCGCCAGGTCAGCGAGCTCGAGCAGCGCGTGCGCGCCGAGCTCGAGAACCGCCCCGGCGCGCGCGTGTTCGCCGCCGGCCCGACCGGCGCGGTCGTGCGCCTGCGCCACGGAACGCGCGTGCGTCGCGCGACCGACATCGTGCTGTGGCGGCCGCGGCCCGGGGTCGCGCTGCCCCCCGAAGAGGAGTGA
- a CDS encoding nucleotide exchange factor GrpE gives MADKDRNANPGPGGPDGEEVRPDEEGSEAQASGPVPQDGADASAQAEAHDELTVDDILGAPQNADAAAEDAVIADLESQLLNDLKRLQAEYANYRRRTEEQREVEIERAKGSVAKGLLPVLDDLDRAEKHGDLEEGSAFSVIAEKVRGVAARMGLAAYGEAGEPFDPQQHEAIFQAPTPGTSEPTVLEVVEVGYRLGTVELRPAKVVVAVPADPEASSGGQA, from the coding sequence ATGGCTGACAAGGACCGAAACGCGAATCCCGGGCCCGGAGGGCCCGACGGCGAAGAGGTCCGTCCGGACGAGGAGGGGTCGGAGGCTCAGGCCTCCGGCCCCGTCCCGCAGGACGGAGCGGATGCCTCGGCCCAGGCCGAGGCGCACGACGAGCTCACGGTCGACGACATCCTGGGTGCGCCCCAGAATGCGGATGCCGCGGCCGAGGACGCCGTGATCGCAGACCTGGAGTCGCAGCTGCTGAACGACCTCAAGCGCCTGCAGGCGGAGTACGCGAACTACCGGCGGCGCACCGAGGAGCAGCGCGAGGTCGAGATCGAGCGTGCGAAGGGCTCGGTCGCGAAGGGGCTGCTGCCCGTCCTCGACGACCTCGACCGCGCCGAGAAGCACGGCGACCTCGAGGAGGGCTCGGCCTTCTCCGTGATCGCCGAGAAGGTCCGCGGCGTTGCCGCGCGCATGGGGCTCGCCGCCTACGGCGAGGCCGGCGAGCCGTTCGACCCGCAGCAGCACGAGGCGATCTTCCAGGCGCCGACGCCCGGCACGAGCGAGCCGACGGTGCTCGAGGTGGTCGAGGTGGGCTACCGCCTCGGCACGGTCGAGTTGCGCCCCGCGAAGGTCGTCGTGGCAGTGCCGGCTGATCCTGAGGCGAGCTCGGGGGGCCAGGCATAG
- a CDS encoding ABC transporter ATP-binding protein, with amino-acid sequence MSTLEFQEVCVAYGAGRSARQVIHGVDLRVPSGSIVGLVGESGSGKSTLARAAVGLAEPTSGSIRLDGVEVAHARGRVAHVRQDIQMIFQDPNSCLDPRMSIGDSIDEALIVRARRAGERRSTADRRARVAELLELVELSASRAGDRPSQLSGGQRQRVAIARALAAEPRVILADEITSALDVSVQGTVLNLLAELQRRLSLTVLFISHNLAVVRQLCDEVAVMRDGVVVEQGSAVSVIDDPQHAYTRQLIAAIPRVGVPMFPTEGDHE; translated from the coding sequence ATGAGCACCCTCGAGTTCCAGGAGGTCTGCGTCGCGTACGGCGCCGGCCGATCCGCCCGCCAGGTCATCCACGGCGTCGACCTCCGCGTCCCGTCGGGATCGATCGTCGGTCTCGTCGGCGAGTCCGGCTCGGGCAAGTCGACGCTCGCACGCGCGGCCGTGGGCCTCGCGGAGCCGACGAGCGGGAGCATCCGGCTGGACGGGGTCGAGGTTGCCCACGCCCGCGGCCGCGTCGCGCATGTGCGGCAGGACATCCAGATGATCTTCCAGGACCCGAACAGCTGCCTCGACCCGCGCATGAGCATCGGCGACTCGATCGACGAGGCGCTCATCGTGCGGGCGCGACGCGCGGGCGAGCGGCGGTCGACCGCCGATCGGCGCGCGCGCGTCGCCGAGCTGCTCGAGCTCGTGGAGCTCAGCGCGAGCCGCGCGGGCGACCGGCCGTCGCAGCTCTCAGGCGGACAGCGTCAGCGCGTCGCGATCGCGCGCGCTCTCGCGGCAGAGCCGCGCGTGATCCTCGCCGACGAGATCACCTCGGCGCTCGATGTCTCGGTGCAGGGGACGGTGCTCAACCTCCTCGCCGAGCTGCAGCGGAGGCTGTCGCTCACAGTCCTGTTCATCAGCCACAACCTCGCCGTCGTGCGGCAGCTGTGCGACGAAGTGGCCGTCATGCGCGACGGCGTGGTCGTCGAGCAGGGTTCTGCGGTGAGCGTCATCGACGACCCCCAGCACGCGTACACGCGGCAGCTCATCGCGGCGATCCCGCGTGTGGGCGTGCCCATGTTCCCCACCGAAGGAGACCACGAGTGA